The following coding sequences are from one Deltaproteobacteria bacterium window:
- a CDS encoding cyclic nucleotide-binding domain-containing protein, with amino-acid sequence MIPIERLRNVEIFQGLKDEELQVVARFCHEETMPEGCTLCEEGARAIKLFILEEGAISIRFMKGVNFAVQTPGKILGWSFLVPPNRYTASAVTIRPSKLLVINSPDFYVLVNQDPKMGVKIMNNLAQVVASRMKAFVDYY; translated from the coding sequence ATGATCCCAATCGAAAGGCTCAGGAACGTTGAAATTTTCCAAGGTCTTAAGGATGAGGAACTCCAAGTCGTCGCTCGATTTTGCCACGAAGAAACTATGCCTGAAGGTTGCACGTTGTGTGAGGAAGGAGCCAGGGCCATTAAGCTTTTTATTTTGGAGGAAGGAGCCATTTCTATTCGTTTTATGAAGGGAGTTAATTTTGCTGTTCAAACCCCGGGCAAGATTTTGGGTTGGTCTTTTTTGGTTCCCCCGAATCGCTACACTGCTTCGGCGGTGACCATTCGTCCTTCAAAATTGTTAGTGATTAATAGCCCAGATTTTTATGTCCTCGTGAACCAGGACCCCAAGATGGGGGTAAAAATTATGAATAACTTAGCCCAGGTAGTGGCCAGCCGGATGAAAGCTTTCGTAGATTATTATTGA
- a CDS encoding tetratricopeptide repeat protein yields MKLAEIYQKKGEKRKAISEYLLAAEIFAKNNQYVEAMAIYKQVPKQDPSPDHVYLKIADIYRKMGFLGDAFAQYKILVNHYDKQGRKDKALGIMGLMAEL; encoded by the coding sequence TTGAAACTGGCGGAAATTTACCAAAAAAAAGGGGAAAAAAGAAAAGCGATTTCAGAATATCTTTTGGCTGCTGAAATTTTTGCCAAAAACAATCAGTATGTTGAAGCAATGGCCATTTACAAACAAGTTCCAAAACAAGATCCCTCCCCGGACCATGTTTATTTAAAAATTGCCGACATTTATCGTAAAATGGGTTTTTTAGGAGATGCTTTTGCCCAGTATAAGATTCTGGTAAATCATTATGACAAACAGGGCAGGAAAGATAAAGCGCTGGGAATAATGGGTTTAATGGCCGAACTAGA